Proteins encoded by one window of Arachis hypogaea cultivar Tifrunner chromosome 1, arahy.Tifrunner.gnm2.J5K5, whole genome shotgun sequence:
- the LOC112705630 gene encoding beta-glucosidase 46 produces MGLSTLKKIILYCEILLHLLPFLPCFSNGFSLPSNFLFGIGSSSYQYEGAYMSDGKGQSNWDNFTHGPGRYVIIDGSNGDIAVDHYHRYLEDIDLMEALKVNSYKLSLSWSRILPKGRFGKVNRAGINFYNTLIDALLLKGIQPFVVLSHYDSPQELEDRYGGWLSPQSKEDFAFYADLCFRSFGDRVKYWVTFNEPNYLAPLGYRSGVYPPSRCSGSLAMLPCKAGDSEREPFIAAHNIILSHAAAVGIYRSKYQSEQKGMIGIVLQHEWYEPISNSTADKLATERARSFSFNWFLDPVIFGKYPTEMENVLGSVLPKFSSKEMEKLKKGLDFVGLNYYTAHYIKDCIYSTCKPGVGTSRTEGSYQKSGDKNGVSIGEPTPFSWLNIYPEGMEKAITYVRNRYNNILMFITENGYPVQEDSNSTMEEQLNDYNRIRCMRNHFEAMLEAIRKGADVRGYFAWSLLDNFEWIYGYTLRYGLHHVDHNSLKRTPRLSATWYKQFIEIHQLKWKYNNNTSKVSEL; encoded by the exons ATGGGGTTGTCCACATTGAAGAAAATTATCCTCTACTGTGAGATCCTGTTGCATTTGCTTCCTTTTCTGCCATGTTTCTCAAATGGCTTCAGTCTACCCAGCAACTTTCTCTTCGGGATAGGATCTTCTTCTTACCAG TACGAAGGTGCTTACATGAGCGATGGCAAAGGACAGAGTAATTGGGATAACTTCACTCACGGACCAG GTAGATATGTAATAATTGATGGAAGTAATGGTGATATTGCCGTTGATCATTACCATCGCTATCTG GAGGATATAGATTTAATGGAGGCTTTGAAAGTGAACAGCTACAAGCTTTCTTTATCTTGGTCAAGAATTCTACCAA AGGGAAGGTTTGGAAAGGTCAATAGAGCTGGTATCAACTTCTATAACACACTAATTGATGCTCTGCTTCTAAAAG GGATCCAACCCTTTGTAGTACTATCTCACTATGATAGTCCTCAAGAGCTGGAGGACAGATATGGAGGCTGGCTAAGTCCTCAATCAAA AGAAGATTTTGCATTCTATGCAGACCTATGTTTTAGAAGCTTTGGTGACAGAGTCAAGTATTGGGTCACCTTCAATGAGCCAAACTACCTAGCCCCACTTGGTTACCGTTCCGGCGTATATCCGCCGTCCCGTTGCTCTGGCTCATTGGCAATGTTACCATGCAAAGCAGGGGACTCAGAAAGGGAACCATTCATAGCAGCACATAACATTATCCTttcacatgctgctgctgttgGTATCTACAGAAGCAAATATCAA AGTGAGCAAAAAGGAATGATTGGCATAGTCCTTCAACATGAATGGTATGAACCAATCAGCAATTCCACAGCAGACAAATTGGCCACCGAAAGAGCAAGATCATTCTCCTTCAATTG gtTCCTGGACCCAGTGATATTTGGAAAGTACCCAACAGAAATGGAGAATGTTCTTGGAAGCGTGTTACCCAAGTTTTCGAGCAAGGAAATGGAGAAACTCAAGAAAGGATTGGATTTCGTTGGCCTCAATTACTACACAGCTCACTATATCAAAGATTGTATATATTCCACGTGTAAACCGGGAGTAGGCACCTCCAGAACAGAAGGTTCATACCAAAAAAGTGGAGACAAAAATGGTGTCTCAATTGGAGAACCT ACACCATTTAGTTGGCTCAATATTTACCCGGAAGGCATGGAGAAAGCCATTACATATGTCAGAAACAGATACAACAATATTCTAATGTTCATCACTGAAAATG GGTATCCCGTACAAGAAGATTCAAATTCCACCATGGAGGAACAACTTAACGATTATAATAGAATAAGGTGCATGAGGAATCATTTTGAGGCCATGTTAGAAGCAATAAG GAAAGGAGCAGATGTGAGGGGATACTTTGCGTGGTCGTTGCTAGACAACTTTGAGTGGATATATGGATATACATTAAGATATGGACTTCATCATGTGGATCATAATTCCTTGAAGAGGACTCCAAGATTATCAGCAACTTGGTATAAGCAATTCATTGAAATCCATCAGTTGAAATGGAAGTACAATAATAACACTAGCAAGGTTTCTGAGTTGTAA
- the LOC112705639 gene encoding cytochrome P450 77A1 — MELTLIDVILLILTLFFLRWWWCYCSTTGGGEKNLPPGPPGWPIVGNLFQVILQRRHFIYVVRDLREKYGPIFTMQMGQRTMIIITSSELIHEALIQRGPLFASRPKDSPIRLIFSMGKCAINSAEYGPVWRSLRRNFVTEMITPLRIKQCSWIRKWAMEAHMSRIQQEAREKGFIEMMSNCRLTICSILICLCFGAKITEDRIRSIESILKDVMLITLPKLPDFLPLLTPLFRRQVREAKKLREKQVELLVPLIKSRRNYVNSGGKDDGSEMASPVGAAYVDSLFTLEVPGRGRLGDEELVTLVSEIISAGTDTSATAVEWAMFHLVTDQEIQERLYGEIVDCVGKNGIVMESDVEKMPYLCALVKETFRRHPPSHFVLSHAATEETKLRGYTVPKDASVEFYTAWLTEDPNMWSDPDEFRPERFLSGDGVDVDITGTKGVKMMPFGVGRRICPAWTLGVLHIYMLLARMVHAFKWVPAPNIPPDPTETFAFTIVMKNPLKPMILPRSI; from the coding sequence ATGGAGCTCACACTAATAGATGTTATTCTTCTCATCCTCACATTGTTTTTCCTTCGTTGGTGGTGGTGCTACTGCTCCACCACAGGTGGTGGAGAAAAGAATTTGCCTCCCGGACCACCAGGTTGGCCAATAGTGGGGAACCTCTTTCAAGTGATTCTACAGCGGCGACACTTTATCTACGTGGTCCGCGATTTACGTGAAAAATATGGTCCAATCTTCACCATGCAGATGGGACAGCGCACCATGATCATTATCACCAGTTCCGAACTCATCCACGAGGCACTCATCCAGAGGGGGCCCTTGTTCGCCAGCAGGCCCAAGGACTCCCCAATTCGACTCATCTTTAGCATGGGGAAATGCGCCATCAACTCGGCGGAGTACGGTCCTGTGTGGCGTTCTCTCCGGCGAAACTTCGTGACGGAGATGATCACCCCGTTGAGGATAAAGCAGTGCAGCTGGATCCGGAAATGGGCCATGGAGGCCCACATGAGCAGGATTCAGCAAGAGGCACGTGAGAAGGGTTTCATTGAAATGATGAGCAACTGCAGACTCACCATTTGCAGCATCCTTATATGCCTCTGTTTCGGCGCCAAGATTACAGAGGATAGAATTAGAAGCATCGAGAGCATCTTGAAGGACGTTATGCTAATTACCCTTCCCAAGCTTCCAGACTTCTTACCTCTTCTCACTCCCTTATTCCGCCGTCAGGTGAGAGAGGCGAAGAAGCTTAGGGAGAAGCAGGTAGAGCTGTTAGTTCCGTTGATAAAGAGCAGGAGAAATTACGTGAATAGTGGTGGGAAGGATGACGGTTCTGAGATGGCAAGTCCGGTCGGTGCTGCTTACGTGGACTCGCTGTTCACATTGGAGGTTCCTGGACGGGGGAGGCTGGGGGATGAGGAGCTCGTCACGCTAGTCTCGGAGATCATAAGCGCCGGTACAGACACAAGCGCCACGGCTGTGGAATGGGCCATGTTCCACTTGGTGACGGACCAGGAGATTCAGGAGAGGTTGTACGGTGAGATTGTGGACTGCGTGGGAAAAAACGGCATTGTTATGGAGAGCGACGTAGAGAAGATGCCGTACCTCTGCGCATTGGTGAAGGAGACCTTCCGACGTCACCCTCCAAGCCACTTCGTGTTGTCCCATGCTGCTACGGAGGAGACAAAACTGAGAGGGTACACGGTGCCGAAGGATGCTAGCGTAGAGTTTTACACGGCGTGGTTGACAGAGGATCCGAATATGTGGTCGGATCCGGATGAGTTCCGACCCGAGAGGTTCTTGAGCGGGGATGGGGTTGACGTGGACATAACGGGAACAAAAGGAGTGAAGATGATGCCATTTGGGGTTGGGAGGAGGATCTGCCCCGCTTGGACTCTTGGAGTACTTCACATTTACATGCTGCTTGCTCGAATGGTTCATGCTTTCAAGTGGGTGCCCGCCCCAAATATACCACCCGACCCCACTGAGACCTTTGCTTTTACTATTGTCATGAAGAATCCTCTCAAGCCTATGATTCTCCCTAGGTCTATTTAG